The Streptomyces sp. NL15-2K genome contains a region encoding:
- a CDS encoding IS481 family transposase, translating into MPHRNAPLTETGRLRLARCVVEDGWTLRRAAERFQVSPTTAQRWADRYRRLGEPGMADHSSRPRTSPRRTPTRTERRIIKVRVLRRWGPARIAGLLRLVPSTVHRVLTRYGLARLTHLDRATGRVIRRYERAKPGELVHVDIKKLGNIPDGGGHKTLGRQAGRKTRSGAGYSYLHNAVDDHSRLAYSEIHADEKKETAVGFWSRAQAYFATCGITVERVLTDNGSCYKSHLWRDALAAAGITHKRTRAYRPQTNGKVERFNRTLLDEWAYARPYRSEQERRDAFPSWLHTYNHHRGHTALKGQPPASRVPNLSGQYT; encoded by the coding sequence GTGCCCCACCGTAATGCACCCCTGACCGAGACCGGACGCCTGCGCCTGGCCCGCTGCGTGGTCGAGGACGGCTGGACCCTGCGCCGGGCCGCTGAGCGATTCCAAGTCTCGCCAACCACCGCACAGCGATGGGCCGACCGCTACCGCCGGCTCGGCGAGCCTGGCATGGCCGACCACTCCAGCCGCCCCCGCACCAGCCCGCGACGGACCCCGACCCGTACCGAGCGCAGGATCATCAAAGTCCGCGTACTGCGCAGGTGGGGGCCAGCACGGATCGCAGGCCTGCTCCGCCTGGTGCCGTCCACCGTGCACCGGGTGCTGACCCGCTACGGCCTGGCCCGCCTGACCCACCTCGACCGGGCCACTGGGCGCGTCATCCGTCGCTACGAACGTGCCAAGCCCGGCGAACTGGTCCACGTCGACATCAAGAAGCTCGGCAACATCCCCGACGGCGGCGGCCACAAGACCCTCGGACGCCAGGCGGGCCGCAAGACCCGGTCCGGCGCCGGCTACAGCTACCTCCACAACGCCGTCGACGACCACTCCCGCCTGGCCTACAGCGAGATCCACGCAGACGAGAAGAAGGAGACCGCTGTCGGCTTCTGGAGTCGCGCCCAGGCGTACTTCGCCACCTGCGGGATCACCGTCGAACGCGTCCTGACCGACAACGGCTCCTGCTACAAATCCCACCTGTGGCGAGACGCCCTGGCAGCAGCCGGGATCACGCACAAGCGAACCCGCGCCTACCGGCCGCAGACGAACGGCAAGGTCGAACGCTTCAACCGCACCCTGCTCGACGAATGGGCCTACGCCCGCCCCTACCGATCAGAGCAGGAACGACGCGACGCCTTCCCCAGCTGGCTGCACACCTACAATCACCACCGCGGACACACCGCGCTCAAGGGCCAACCACCCGCCAGCCGCGTCCCTAACCTCTCAGGGCAATACACCTAG